Proteins from a genomic interval of Medicago truncatula cultivar Jemalong A17 chromosome 3, MtrunA17r5.0-ANR, whole genome shotgun sequence:
- the LOC11436076 gene encoding proteasome subunit beta type-6, producing the protein MSARKQIGRITYKLGKSWDWDKYKGGHIYGVPLGGTIVQQPFAIGVREDLVKKAVLLAIARDGDSGGGVRAIIVSHVQFLNTRGGSDQEFLPRHDELEARNSLLNILGAPEPMNI; encoded by the exons ATGAGTGCGCGAAAACAAATTGGTAGAATAACTTACAAACTGGGTAAAAGTTGGGATTGGGACAAGTACAAAGGCGGTCATATTTATGGAGTTCCTCTAGGTGGAACAATTGTACAACAACCTTTTGCTATTGGAG TACGGGAGGATCTGGTCAAAAAGGCAGTTTTACTTGCCATTGCTCGTGATGGTGATAGTGGTGGAGGTGTCCGAGCAATCATAGTTAGTCATGTTCAATTTCTAAATACAAG AGGAGGGAGTGACCAAGAATTTCTACCCAGGCACGATGAACTGGAGGCTCGTAACTCGTTGCTTAACATTCTTGGTGCCCCAGAGCCAATGAACATATGA
- the LOC11429980 gene encoding acetylglutamate kinase, chloroplastic, with protein sequence MLGGAAKTFTNFLGAPFPFISSTKIDIKIKRTQTNLSFPSNGCRCISASAASPEPASPGQFRVDILSESLPFIQKFRGKTIVVKYGGAAMKSPELQASVINDLVLLWCVGLRPVMVHGGGPEINHWLGRLNIQPVFRDGLRVTDAETMEIVSMVLVGKVNKILVSLINKADATAVGLSGVDGKLLTARPSPNSSNLGFVGEVARVDPAVLRSLVDSGQIPVVASVAADESGQLYNINADTVAGELAAALGAEKLILLTDVAGILEDRNDPESLVKKIDIKGVTKMIEDGIIGGGMIPKVNCCIRSLAQGVKTASIIDGRVPHSLLLEILTDEGAGTMITG encoded by the coding sequence ATGTTGGGAGGAGCTGCAAAAACCTTCACAAACTTCTTGGGAGCTCCATTCCCATTCATCTCATCAACCAAAATCGATATCAAAATCAAACGCACACAAACCAACCTCTCTTTTCCATCCAATGGCTGTCGTTGTATCTCCGCTTCAGCCGCGTCACCCGAGCCAGCATCTCCGGGTCAATTCCGAGTCGACATCCTCTCTGAATCGCTTCCTTTCATACAAAAATTCAGAGGCAAAACTATCGTCGTCAAATACGGCGGCGCCGCCATGAAGTCACCGGAGCTTCAAGCCTCAGTCATTAACGATCTCGTTCTCCTCTGGTGCGTCGGTCTCCGTCCTGTCATGGTTCACGGCGGCGGTCCTGAAATCAACCACTGGCTCGGCCGTCTCAACATTCAGCCCGTTTTCCGTGACGGCCTCCGTGTCACTGACGCTGAAACGATGGAGATCGTTTCCATGGTTCTCGTCggaaaagttaacaaaattctCGTTTCTTTAATCAACAAAGCCGACGCCACCGCCGTCGGTCTCTCCGGTGTGGACGGAAAACTCCTCACCGCACGTCCTAGTCCTAATTCCTCAAACCTTGGGTTCGTTGGCGAGGTTGCAAGAGTAGATCCTGCTGTTCTCCGGTCTCTAGTCGACAGCGGACAAATTCCAGTGGTTGCATCCGTTGCGGCTGATGAATCCGGACAACTGTACAACATCAATGCCGATACGGTTGCCGGAGAATTAGCGGCGGCATTAGGAGCGGAGAAATTGATACTGTTGACGGATGTGGCGGGGATATTGGAAGATCGGAATGATCCAGAGAGTTTGGTGAAGAAGATTGATATAAAAGGAGTGACAAAGATGATTGAAGATGGAATTATTGGTGGTGGAATGATTCCTAAGGTGAATTGTTGCATTCGATCGCTAGCACAAGGGGTTAAAACTGCAAGTATTATTGATGGTAGGGTTCCACACTCTTTGTTACTTGAGATTTTAACTGATGAAGGTGCTGGTACCATGATTACTGGCTAA